From Butyricimonas paravirosa, one genomic window encodes:
- a CDS encoding 3'-5' exonuclease yields the protein MELKLTNPIVFFDLETTGINIAKDKIVEISVLKVMPNGKEEQKTIRVNPEMHIPEQASAIHGIYDDDVKDCPTFKEIAKDLARYIEGCDLGGYNSNRFDIPLLAEEFLRVDVDFDMRKRKFVDVQTIFHKMEQRTLSAAYRFYCNKNLEDAHTAAADTTATYEVLKAQLDRYNDTLENDIAFLSKFSTQNNTADFAGFIIYNEEGVEVFNFGKNKGVPVVKVLKEQPGYFAWMLNGEFPLYTKKILTEIRLRTAGLVK from the coding sequence TTGGAATTAAAATTAACCAACCCGATTGTGTTCTTTGATTTGGAGACAACGGGTATTAATATTGCGAAGGACAAGATCGTGGAGATTTCTGTTTTGAAAGTGATGCCGAACGGGAAAGAGGAACAGAAAACGATCCGGGTGAATCCGGAAATGCATATACCGGAACAGGCGTCTGCAATCCACGGAATTTATGATGATGACGTGAAAGATTGTCCAACGTTTAAGGAGATTGCCAAGGATTTGGCACGTTATATCGAGGGGTGTGATTTGGGGGGATATAATTCGAATCGTTTTGATATTCCATTACTGGCGGAGGAATTTTTGCGTGTAGATGTGGATTTCGATATGCGGAAACGGAAGTTCGTGGACGTGCAGACAATTTTCCACAAGATGGAACAGCGTACGTTAAGTGCGGCATATCGTTTTTATTGTAACAAGAACTTGGAAGATGCCCACACGGCTGCTGCCGATACGACGGCCACTTACGAGGTGCTGAAAGCCCAGCTGGATCGTTATAATGACACGCTGGAGAACGACATCGCTTTCCTAAGCAAGTTCTCAACACAGAATAACACGGCGGATTTTGCCGGATTTATCATTTACAATGAAGAAGGGGTGGAGGTATTTAATTTCGGGAAGAACAAAGGGGTTCCCGTGGTGAAAGTACTGAAAGAGCAACCCGGTTATTTTGCGTGGATGTTGAACGGGGAGTTCCCCTTATACACGAAAAAGATTTTGACCGAGATCCGTCTGCGGACGGCAGGGTTAGTGAAGTGA
- the dnaN gene encoding DNA polymerase III subunit beta, which produces MKFVVSSSSFLMRLQAVSKVISGKPAQPILDNILLVAKDDTLYATASDKETTMEAKIELDNLETPGSITIPAKLLLDILKEFPEQPLTFDINTGTNEVKIISDKGEFSVPGESAEDYPVQSGMDESVNTIATNCGMLLEGITRTVFATANDDLRPVMNCILMEMGPENFTFVASDAHKLVRYKRFDAKTDGDQFALILPKKPSLLLKNILPKDDSELRLQFNEKMACFTFGNYKMVCTLVEGRFPNYNSVIPQNNPKKIIIEKKELYNSLRRVSVMANQASNLVKFDLSNGTIVISAQDVDYAMSGHETITCQYEGEEMAIGFKSPFVQEILSNLNTESLVLELSDPSRPGLFLPFESDNENEDLLMLLMPMMV; this is translated from the coding sequence ATGAAATTCGTTGTATCAAGTAGTAGTTTTTTGATGCGGTTGCAGGCCGTGAGTAAGGTGATTAGTGGAAAACCTGCGCAACCGATTCTGGATAATATTTTGTTGGTAGCCAAGGACGATACGTTGTACGCCACGGCATCCGACAAAGAAACGACCATGGAGGCCAAGATCGAGTTGGATAACCTGGAAACTCCGGGAAGTATCACGATCCCGGCGAAGTTGTTGCTGGATATTTTGAAAGAGTTTCCGGAACAACCCTTGACGTTTGATATTAACACGGGGACGAACGAGGTAAAGATAATCTCGGATAAGGGAGAGTTTTCCGTGCCGGGAGAGAGTGCCGAGGATTACCCGGTACAATCCGGAATGGACGAGAGTGTGAATACGATTGCAACGAATTGCGGTATGTTGTTGGAGGGGATTACCCGTACGGTTTTTGCCACGGCAAATGATGATTTGCGTCCGGTGATGAACTGTATCCTGATGGAGATGGGACCGGAGAATTTCACGTTCGTGGCTTCGGATGCTCACAAGCTGGTACGTTACAAACGTTTTGACGCCAAGACGGACGGGGATCAGTTCGCGTTGATCCTGCCGAAGAAACCGTCTTTGTTGTTGAAGAATATATTACCGAAGGATGATAGCGAGTTGCGTTTGCAATTCAACGAGAAAATGGCTTGTTTCACTTTCGGAAATTACAAGATGGTTTGTACGCTGGTGGAGGGACGTTTCCCGAACTACAATTCCGTGATCCCGCAGAATAACCCGAAAAAGATCATTATCGAGAAAAAGGAGTTGTATAATTCATTAAGACGGGTTTCCGTGATGGCAAACCAAGCTAGTAACCTGGTGAAGTTTGATTTGAGTAACGGAACGATCGTGATTTCTGCTCAGGACGTGGATTATGCCATGTCAGGACACGAAACGATTACTTGCCAGTACGAGGGAGAAGAGATGGCCATCGGGTTCAAGTCTCCTTTCGTACAAGAGATATTATCTAATCTCAACACGGAATCTTTGGTATTGGAATTATCCGATCCAAGTCGTCCGGGATTGTTCTTGCCTTTCGAGAGCGATAACGAGAATGAGGATTTGTTGATGTTATTGATGCCGATGATGGTTTAA
- a CDS encoding efflux RND transporter periplasmic adaptor subunit has product MGFKWMVYIAVTLLWSGCKGKKDNTYQDIVRPVRVVNVESLGAINKLYTGVVEAEEYSNLAFKLSGPLIAMNVDEGQKVKKGQVIAAVDPLDYRLQFEANKAAYLTAKSQLERNRRLLSMQAISQQEYEIAEANYIKGKSAYETSANTLEDTKLRAPFDGFVEKKFVENYQKVNPGESIIKLVNPNKLAVGFTLPETSVDLTRTPMTVTVEFDTYKGIWFKAKVKEFIDASPDGTGIPVKLVIDDSRFSRDKHNIYPGFSCKVNLKIETPVEDSYIVPMSALFKNSTSNETCVWVYDPKTGTVTSRIVEIGQLFGNDKIMVQKGLSNEDTIVVAGANYITEGQKVKLLK; this is encoded by the coding sequence ATGGGATTTAAATGGATGGTTTATATTGCGGTGACTCTTTTGTGGAGTGGCTGCAAAGGGAAAAAGGATAACACGTATCAGGATATTGTACGTCCTGTGAGAGTGGTAAATGTCGAGTCTTTGGGAGCTATCAATAAGTTGTATACGGGTGTCGTGGAGGCCGAAGAATACAGTAATCTGGCATTTAAGTTGTCCGGGCCGTTGATCGCAATGAACGTGGATGAGGGGCAGAAAGTGAAAAAAGGACAGGTGATTGCGGCGGTTGACCCGCTTGATTATCGCTTACAGTTCGAGGCGAATAAGGCGGCTTATTTAACGGCTAAATCCCAGTTGGAACGGAACAGAAGGTTGCTTTCCATGCAGGCGATCTCACAACAGGAGTACGAAATTGCGGAGGCTAATTATATAAAAGGTAAATCGGCTTACGAGACGTCAGCGAACACGCTGGAAGACACAAAACTGCGGGCCCCGTTTGACGGTTTTGTGGAGAAAAAATTCGTAGAGAATTACCAGAAGGTGAACCCGGGCGAGTCGATTATCAAGTTGGTTAACCCAAATAAGCTGGCGGTTGGTTTTACATTGCCGGAGACGAGTGTTGACTTAACTCGTACGCCCATGACGGTGACCGTGGAGTTTGATACCTACAAGGGGATATGGTTCAAGGCGAAAGTGAAAGAATTTATTGATGCCTCGCCCGACGGAACGGGTATTCCGGTGAAATTGGTGATAGATGATTCCCGGTTTTCGAGGGATAAGCATAATATATATCCCGGTTTTTCCTGTAAAGTAAATTTGAAGATTGAAACTCCGGTGGAGGATAGTTATATCGTGCCGATGAGTGCGTTGTTCAAGAACTCGACTTCGAACGAGACGTGTGTTTGGGTGTATGACCCGAAGACGGGAACGGTGACTAGCCGGATCGTGGAGATCGGACAGTTGTTTGGGAATGATAAGATCATGGTGCAGAAGGGACTCTCGAACGAGGACACGATTGTCGTGGCGGGAGCGAATTATATAACAGAAGGTCAAAAGGTGAAGTTGCTTAAATAG